The proteins below are encoded in one region of Lactuca sativa cultivar Salinas chromosome 3, Lsat_Salinas_v11, whole genome shotgun sequence:
- the LOC111892901 gene encoding receptor protein-tyrosine kinase CEPR2, whose translation MSKQPLLRSSRQITSVLLFLFVFSFACIFFRPVFCSSLSVEVHALLDFKKQLKDPLNYLDSWKITESPCQFYGVSCDNQTGRVVEISLNYKSLSGKISPALGALESLKSLVIPSNYIHGELPAALVNCNDLRVLNVTANNITGVLPDLSNLQKLEILDVSDNYFTGDFPTWVGSMTELSALSLNDNNFEEGGIPENIGNLKNLRLLNLGGIQLIGVIPKSIFDLKELETLDLSSNKISGNFPVEITKLLNLRKIELFGNQFTGVIPREFAELNLLQEFDVSMNQMHGELPTEIGNMKNLTVFQCFMNHFSGELPPGFGDMQHLKGFSIYRNNFTGKFPVNFAKLAPLVNIDISENKFSGEFPKLLCGSGKLEKLLALGNDFSGEFPVDYAECKSLVRLRVNQNQLSGKIPDGVWGLPSLDLVDLSDNNFSGEISASVGFSTSLTQLLLYNNDFSGTIPPEIGKLTRLEKLDLSNNKFSGQIPSEIKNVKQLSYLHLETNFFSGSIPAELGQCENLIDLNLAWNFLTGKIPDSLAHISSLNALNVSRNLLTGVIPDNLNRLRFSSIDFSFNHLSGRVPSDLLNMAGDDAFAGNKALCVDENSNSNSAKPRPNFGLDICDEKHQPREINKSKLLMFCMILFGLIVLLGGLMYASYKNYKIHREKLDAKNRLDDEKGSGNPKWKLENFHQIEFDADELCDLDEENLIGVGGTGKVYRVESKKSGLTVAVKQIWKGNKVQVMTAEIGILGKIRHRNILKLYASLIKGGSNFLVFEHMVNGNLYEALGRVGKNLVWVQRYKIAFGAAKGIAYLHHDCTPAIIHRDIKSSNILLDKDFEPKIADFGVARVADQELLGSDSNCFVGTHGYIAPELAYTLKVTEKSDVYSFGVVLLELVTGRRAIEEEYGEGKDIVYWVLSSLNDHENILKLVDTRLICGGETEEVADKNDDIMQVLRIGLLCTTKLPNLRPSMREVVKMLADAEPNALRSIADDHREKFGKVFFS comes from the exons ATGTCAAAACAGCCCCTACTACGTTCATCCCGCCAAATTACATCTGTTTTGCTCTTCTTATTCGTATTCTCCTTCGCCTGCATTTTTTTCCGGCCAGTATTCTGCTCCTCTTTGTCTGTTGAAGTCCATGCGCTACTTGATTTCAAGAAGCAGTTAAAAGACCCTTTGAATTACTTGGATTCATGGAAGATCACGGAATCTCCGTGTCAATTTTACGGGGTTTCGTGTGACAATCAAACGGGTCGGGTGGTGGAGATTTCGTTGAACTACAAATCTCTCTCTGGAAAAATTTCACCGGCGCTTGGGGCTCTTGAGAGCCTGAAATCTCTGGTGATTCCTTCGAATTATATCCACGGCGAGCTGCCGGCCGCCCTCGTCAACTGCAATGATCTCCGCGTTTTGAATGTGACTGCAAATAATATTACCGGTGTTTTACCGGATCTTTCGAATCTTCAAAAGCTGGAGATTCTGGATGTTTCCGATAACTATTTCACCGGAGATTTCCCCACGTGGGTCGGAAGTATGACAGAACTATCAGCACTTAGCCTCAATGATAATAACTTTGAAGAGGGTGGTATACCGGAAAATATTGGGAATTTGAAGAACTTAAGATTGCTTAATCTCGGCGGGATCCAGTTAATTGGAGTAATTCCAAAATCTATATTTGATCTGAAAGAATTGGAAACACTAGATCTTTCGAGTAACAAAATATCGGGCAACTTTCCGGTGGAAATCACGAAGCTGCTAAACCTCCGGAAAAtagagcttttcgggaatcaatttACCGGAGTAATTCCACGGGAGTTTGCCGAGTTAAACCTGTTGCAAGAATTCGATGTTTCCATGAACCAGATGCACGGCGAATTGCCTACCGAAATCGGGAATATGAAGAATTTGacggtttttcaatgttttatgaATCATTTCTCTGGGGAACTACCTCCGGGATTCGGGGATATGCAACATTTGAAAGGATTCTCCATCTACCGGAACAATTTCACCGGAAAGTTCCCCGTAAATTTTGCAAAGCTTGCTCCTTTGGTTAATATTGACATATCTGAGAATAAATTCTCCGGCGAGTTTCCGAAGTTGTTATGTGGCTCTGGTAAACTGGAGAAGTTGTTAGCTCTTGGAAATGATTTTTCCGGCGAATTCCCTGTAGATTACGCTGAATGCAAATCTTTGGTGAGGCTGAGAGTCAATCAGAATCAATTATCTGGCAAAATCCCAGATGGAGTGTGGGGTTTACCTTCTCTAGATTTGGTGGATCTGAGCGATAACAATTTTAGTGGAGAAATTTCGGCGTCCGTCGGATTTTCCACCAGCTTGACTCAATTGCTACTTTATAACAACGATTTTTCAGGTACAATCCCACCGGAAATCGGGAAACTGACTCGCCTTGAGAAGCTGGATTTGTCTAACAACAAGTTTTCCGGCCAAATCCCATCCGAAATCAAGAATGTAAAGCAGTTATCATACTTGCATCTTGAGACCAACTTCTTTTCCGGTTCAATTCCTGCCGAATTGGGTCAATGTGAAAACCTAATCGACTTAAATCTTGCATGGAATTTCCTCACCGGAAAAATCCCCGACAGTTTGGCACATATTTCATCGCTAAATGCTCTTAACGTGTCACGAAACCTACTAACAGGCGTAATCCCCGACAACCTCAACCGTTTAAGATTTAGCTCCATTGATTTTTCATTCAATCATTTGTCAGGAAGAGTTCCTTCCGATCTGTTAAACATGGCAGGAGATGATGCTTTCGCTGGAAACAAAGCACTCTGCGTCGATGAAAATTCGAATTCCAATTCCGCGAAACCGAGACCCAATTTTGGATTGGACATTTGTGACGAGAAACATCAGCCTCGCGAAATCAACAAAAGCAAACTACTTATGTTCTGTATGATACTGTTTGGTCTGATCGTACTTCTAGGAGGGTTGATGTATGCAAGTTACAAAAATTATAAGATCCATCGTGAAAAACTTGACGCCAAAAACAGGTTGGATGATGAGAAAGGATCGGGGAATCCAAAGTGGAAACTAGAAAACTTCCATCAAATCGAGTTTGATGCTGACGAACTGTGTGATTTGGATGAAGAAAACTTGATTGGAGTTGGAGGTACCGGAAAAGTGTACCGGGTCGAATCCAAAAAATCCGGGCTAACGGTTGCAGTGAAGCAGATTTGGAAGGGAAACAAGGTACAAGTGATGACAGCAGAAATCGGGATCCTTGGAAAGATCCGACATAGGAATATATTAAAACTTTACGCCTCTTTGATTAAAGGGGGTTCCAACTTTTTGGTTTTTGAACATATGGTCAACGGGAACCTATACGAGGCGTTGGGTCGGGTCGGGAAGAACTTGGTTTGGGTTCAAAGGTATAAGATTGCATTCGGGGCTGCAAAAGGGATTGCTTACCTACACCATGATTGTACTCCAGCCATTATACATCGAGATATCAAATCCAGCAACATTTTGCTTGATAAAGATTTTGAGCCCAAGATTGCTGATTTTGGGGTCGCCAGGGTTGCTGACCAGGAACTCTTGGGGTCGGACTCCAATTGCTTTGTGGGCACACATGGTTACATCGCTCCTG AATTGGCTTACACACTCAAAGTGACGGAAAAGAGCGATGTGTACAGTTTCGGAGTGGTGTTGCTGGAACTCGTGACTGGAAGAAGGGCAATAGAGGAGGAATATGGAGAAGGGAAAGACATAGTCTATTGGGTGCTGTCTAGCCTTAACGACCACGAAAACATCCTTAAACTTGTGGATACCAGGTTAATTTGTGGTGGCGAGACAGAGGAAGTAGCGGATAAAAACGACGACATTATGCAGGTGTTGAGAATCGGTTTGCTTTGTACAACGAAGCTCCCAAATCTAAGGCCGAGCATGAGAGAGGTTGTGAAGATGCTGGCGGATGCGGAACCCAATGCTTTGAGATCGATAGCTGATGATCATCGtgaaaagtttggaaaagttttcttctCTTGA